The nucleotide window GGGGTTTCGGCACCGCGTGGCTGACCGACGGCCATGCGGATGCTGTCTTTGCCTTTCCGATGCGTGGCGCCCTGGTGTCCCTCGACAAGCGCCAGATCGTCAACACGATTCACGCCACCGACAAGGCCACGCCAGCAGGCAAGGTCCAGGTGATCTTCCTGGAGAACCACGACCTCGACCGATACATGTCGGAAGTGCACGACGATCCCGCCCGGGCCCGGGCTGGCGCTGCCATCGCGCTCATGCTCAAAGGCGATCCGCTGATCTATTACGGTCAGGAACTGGGCATGCGCGGCATGCAGCCGAAGAACGTCGGCACCTCTGGCGGCATGCCCCTGACGGATGCCATCGGCATTCCGGTGCGCGAGGCGTTCCGCTGGAAGGCCCATCTCGACGCACCGGGTTCCGCGACCTGGTATCGCCGCAACGCGACTTTCTGGGACGCACGTTTCAGTCGTTCGAACGACGGTGTCTCGCTGCAGGAAGAAGAAAACTGCCCCGACTCGCTCTACCGCTGGTACGCCAGACTGCTCGCCATCCGTCACGCGCGACCGGAAATCGGCAGCGGCGACCAGCGCGTGCTCTGCGACGACGATAGCGCGATGCTGTGCCTCCTTCGCGAACAGGGCGGTCAAAAAACATTGGTATTGGTGAACCTTGGCAAGACCGCGGCACGCCCGTCGCTGGGCACGTCGCTTCCATCCGGCACGGCCTGGACCGACCTGCTTGATGACGACAAGCCCGGCACGACTGACGCCGTGCTTGAACCCCTGCAGGTGCGTATCCTGGGATCACGCTAAGCCGGCTCATCGTCATGGCACTGCCACACCTCGATCGCCCGATCTGCGAGCCGGTGGAACTCCCGCCGGCCGCGCCGGTGCGCATTGAGCGCATCCGTCAGGGCCGCCATGCGACGGCCAGCGAGCCGTTCGTGCATTTCCACGATGTACATGAGCTGGTGTTGTTTGGGCGCGTCACCGGACACTGCGACATCGAGGATCGACGTTACACGTTAACGTCCGGATGCATCGCCTTCATCCCCTCCATGCATCCGCACGACTTTGCGCTTGGAGCAGGTCCGCGCGACTGGATACTTCTGCAGATGGATGCCGCCGCGGGTGAATCGCTGCTTCGGCGTCCTGGCATGGAACGCCTGCGTGAACCATTCTGCACACGCCCCGGCCGGTCGCTGAGAGCTCGCCTGCAGGAGCTCGCCGACTGGCTGCTGGACCTGCATCCACTCGATCCCCTCGCCTTGCCAATCACCGAACTGCTGCTGCGCGCGGCGGTCGAAGCGCCGGCGGTCGAAGGAAAGCGACTCACGGCCCACGCCCGCGGTTTGCATC belongs to Dyella terrae and includes:
- a CDS encoding alpha-amylase family glycosyl hydrolase, encoding MKPARSLLAALALLAAFIAAATQAATPSPKDSQVYYQIFFRSFHDSNGDRIGDLKGLTSKLGYIRQLGATTILLTPLQPSPYYHNYFATEFKAIDPAYGTMDDYFAFVRAAHAQGLKVYLDQEFQYVAEGHPWWRDAQCNPGSKYADYLIWKDAKHCEAEPFLNKAKWEGYDGRNVGIAMVNLSNPKVRQYFQDLLLYWADPHGDASGRDGIDGIRIDHMMDDLDHKGLQKHLFADFWHPIFQALKARRPNLGILAEQADWGFGTAWLTDGHADAVFAFPMRGALVSLDKRQIVNTIHATDKATPAGKVQVIFLENHDLDRYMSEVHDDPARARAGAAIALMLKGDPLIYYGQELGMRGMQPKNVGTSGGMPLTDAIGIPVREAFRWKAHLDAPGSATWYRRNATFWDARFSRSNDGVSLQEEENCPDSLYRWYARLLAIRHARPEIGSGDQRVLCDDDSAMLCLLREQGGQKTLVLVNLGKTAARPSLGTSLPSGTAWTDLLDDDKPGTTDAVLEPLQVRILGSR
- a CDS encoding AraC family transcriptional regulator, whose product is MALPHLDRPICEPVELPPAAPVRIERIRQGRHATASEPFVHFHDVHELVLFGRVTGHCDIEDRRYTLTSGCIAFIPSMHPHDFALGAGPRDWILLQMDAAAGESLLRRPGMERLREPFCTRPGRSLRARLQELADWLLDLHPLDPLALPITELLLRAAVEAPAVEGKRLTAHARGLHRLRPAIDRLRLRPADAPGADQAAALCAMSAAYFSRRFKQQVGMSWSDYVRTHRLHLASRRLLETDQTVAAIAAGLGFATPSHFGELFLQRFGLTPGEYRRTGLASHPR